The following are from one region of the Thermococcus cleftensis genome:
- a CDS encoding cell division protein SepF — translation MGLFDSLKKKDSKPAPKRKPPAVVKKETPAPRHDIDVVPLEEDVLAKEIVKPQVRYLKKIVVTSYADLERISEELQNGNIVLVDLSPLEVKPEVLEKVAEQLKGMVNALGGQAAKICKHEIKLVLVPSDIKIAK, via the coding sequence ATGGGACTGTTTGACAGCCTTAAGAAGAAGGACTCCAAGCCCGCTCCCAAGAGGAAGCCTCCCGCGGTGGTCAAGAAGGAGACCCCCGCTCCCAGGCATGACATCGATGTCGTCCCTCTCGAGGAAGATGTTCTTGCTAAGGAGATAGTCAAGCCCCAGGTTCGCTACCTGAAGAAGATAGTCGTCACCAGCTACGCCGACCTTGAGAGGATCTCCGAGGAATTGCAGAACGGCAACATCGTTCTCGTCGATCTGAGCCCGCTCGAGGTCAAGCCCGAGGTTCTCGAGAAGGTGGCCGAGCAGCTCAAGGGAATGGTCAATGCCCTCGGCGGACAGGCCGCTAAAATCTGCAAGCACGAGATAAAGCTCGTCCTTGTCCCCTCGGACATCAAGATAGCCAAGTGA
- the rrp42 gene encoding exosome complex protein Rrp42, whose translation MEIMAGIMRDHILALLKEGKRVDGRGLEDYRDLEIRVNVIEKAEGSAWVKLGNTQVLVGIKVDMGEPFPDLPDRGVITTNVELVPLASPSFEPGPPDENAIELARVVDRGIRESGAVELEKLVIVPGKLVRVVFIDVHVLDHDGNLLDATGIGAIAALLSTKIPKVVYNEETDEVEVLDEYEPLPVRRVPIPVTFAKIGPSLLIDPNLDEERVMDGRIIITTDENGMISSVQKSEGGSFKLEEVIYAVDTAIKKGAEIREKVLEAVKAE comes from the coding sequence ATGGAGATAATGGCCGGCATAATGCGCGACCACATCCTGGCGCTCCTCAAGGAGGGCAAGCGCGTGGACGGCCGCGGGCTCGAGGACTATCGCGACCTTGAGATCAGGGTGAACGTCATCGAGAAGGCGGAAGGCTCGGCCTGGGTCAAGCTCGGCAACACCCAGGTTCTCGTCGGCATAAAGGTGGACATGGGTGAACCCTTCCCCGACCTCCCGGACAGGGGAGTTATAACCACCAACGTCGAGCTCGTCCCCCTCGCTTCCCCGAGCTTCGAGCCAGGACCGCCGGACGAGAACGCCATCGAGTTGGCTAGGGTTGTGGACAGGGGGATCAGGGAGAGCGGGGCGGTCGAGCTGGAGAAGCTTGTCATCGTTCCGGGCAAGCTCGTGAGGGTTGTCTTCATCGACGTCCACGTCCTCGACCACGACGGCAACCTGCTCGACGCCACCGGAATTGGTGCCATAGCCGCCTTGCTCAGCACCAAGATTCCGAAGGTCGTCTACAACGAGGAGACCGACGAGGTGGAGGTTCTCGACGAGTACGAGCCCCTGCCCGTCAGAAGGGTCCCCATACCGGTTACCTTCGCCAAGATAGGTCCCAGCCTGCTGATCGATCCAAACCTCGACGAGGAGCGCGTCATGGACGGCAGGATAATCATAACCACCGACGAGAACGGAATGATATCCTCCGTCCAGAAAAGCGAGGGTGGTAGCTTCAAGCTTGAGGAGGTCATCTACGCAGTGGATACCGCCATCAAGAAGGGGGCAGAGATAAGGGAGAAGGTTCTTGAGGCCGTTAAGGCCGAGTGA
- a CDS encoding CBS domain-containing protein, with protein sequence MRVKTLMTPDPVVIELPATREYALDLFRKHKVRSFPVINKNTKALVGIISIKRVLLHPDEEQLAMLVKRDVPTVKANDDLKKAVRKMLETDYRRVVVVDDENRVLGILTVGDIVRRYLAKNEKLKDITIEKYYQRNVGVVWQGTPLKAALKALLLCNAMAIPVIDDEGSLVGMVDETDILKDSEVIRVMKSTALSASSEEDWILESNPTLLFEKAELQLPKKPVKDIMNRELIVATPHMSVYDVAQKMVQYHIEQLPVIRGEGELVGIVRDMDIIKVILNK encoded by the coding sequence ATGCGCGTGAAGACCCTGATGACACCGGATCCGGTCGTCATAGAGCTTCCTGCCACGAGGGAGTACGCCCTCGATCTGTTCCGAAAGCATAAAGTAAGGTCATTCCCCGTCATCAACAAGAATACCAAGGCCCTCGTCGGAATAATAAGCATAAAGCGCGTCCTCCTCCACCCGGACGAGGAGCAGCTGGCGATGCTGGTGAAGAGGGACGTGCCGACCGTCAAGGCCAACGACGACCTCAAAAAGGCCGTCAGGAAGATGCTCGAAACCGACTACAGGCGCGTCGTGGTGGTCGATGACGAGAACCGCGTTCTGGGCATACTAACCGTCGGCGACATCGTGAGGAGGTACCTGGCAAAGAACGAGAAGCTGAAGGACATAACCATCGAGAAGTACTACCAGAGGAACGTCGGCGTCGTGTGGCAGGGGACACCGCTTAAAGCCGCCCTGAAGGCCCTTCTTCTCTGCAACGCGATGGCAATTCCTGTCATAGACGACGAGGGTTCACTCGTTGGAATGGTAGACGAGACGGACATACTGAAGGACAGCGAGGTTATCCGCGTCATGAAGAGCACCGCCCTCTCCGCCTCGAGCGAGGAGGACTGGATCCTAGAGAGTAACCCCACCCTACTCTTCGAAAAGGCCGAGCTCCAGCTCCCAAAGAAGCCGGTGAAGGACATAATGAACCGCGAACTCATAGTTGCTACCCCCCACATGAGCGTCTACGACGTTGCCCAGAAGATGGTGCAGTATCACATTGAGCAGCTCCCCGTCATCAGGGGAGAGGGCGAGCTGGTCGGCATCGTCAGGGACATGGACATCATCAAGGTTATCCTGAACAAGTGA
- a CDS encoding ZPR1 zinc finger domain-containing protein — translation MAEKGEKRKTDVEIPEDVQVISLGDCPICGGKGTLKAIQHVHEIPYFGKVMESTIICERCGYRNADVMILEDRPPKLYTVKVENEKDLFTRVVRSKSGTIELDEIGVKIEPGPAAEGFITNVEGVLERVRETLLMARHFKEQEGDEEAVKRTDEILGYIEEVKEGKKPLTVRIMDPLGNSALIGEKVKSRLLTQEEIDSLSLGPYVKVEPEESGGEKRENDG, via the coding sequence ATGGCTGAGAAGGGTGAGAAGAGGAAAACCGATGTCGAGATCCCCGAGGACGTCCAGGTCATCTCCCTTGGGGACTGCCCAATCTGTGGTGGAAAGGGGACACTCAAGGCCATACAGCACGTTCACGAGATTCCCTACTTTGGCAAGGTCATGGAGAGCACGATAATCTGCGAGCGCTGTGGTTACAGGAACGCTGACGTCATGATACTCGAGGACAGGCCGCCGAAGCTCTACACGGTCAAGGTGGAGAACGAGAAGGACCTCTTCACGCGCGTTGTGAGGAGCAAGAGCGGAACCATAGAGCTCGACGAGATTGGCGTTAAGATTGAGCCCGGGCCGGCAGCTGAAGGCTTCATAACCAACGTCGAGGGCGTTCTCGAGCGCGTCAGGGAGACACTGCTGATGGCCAGGCACTTCAAGGAGCAGGAGGGCGATGAGGAGGCGGTGAAGAGGACCGACGAGATTCTCGGCTACATCGAGGAGGTCAAGGAAGGAAAGAAACCGCTCACCGTTAGAATAATGGATCCCCTCGGCAACAGCGCGCTCATAGGCGAGAAGGTCAAGAGCAGGCTCCTCACCCAGGAGGAGATAGACTCTCTCAGCCTCGGTCCCTACGTGAAGGTCGAGCCGGAGGAAAGCGGAGGGGAGAAGCGGGAGAATGATGGCTAA
- a CDS encoding homoserine dehydrogenase, whose product MREVRLSLFGFGNVGRAVAEVLIGKEALFREKYGLEFRVVSISDTSGTVWLPEGIDLREALMVKENFGRLSAWTNDYEVYNFTPEEAVREIDAEVVIDVTNDRDAWRWHLAALRDGKGLVTSNKPPLAFHYEELVGEAERRNLPYLFEATVMAGTPVIGILRENLLGDSVKRIKAVLNATTTFVLSRMEQGIDFENAVKQAQELGIAERDPRGDLLGTDAGYKATILHCVAFKPITFDEISVKGIVEVTADEVKRALARGRKIRLVATVEEGNVRVAPEEVEGPLAVSSNENVAVIETDLLGELVIRGAGAGPKETASGVVSDIVKASLALRGG is encoded by the coding sequence TTGAGGGAGGTCAGACTTTCACTCTTCGGTTTTGGGAACGTTGGAAGGGCCGTGGCGGAGGTTCTGATTGGGAAGGAGGCCCTTTTCAGGGAGAAATACGGACTCGAGTTTCGCGTTGTGAGCATCTCCGACACGAGCGGAACGGTGTGGCTCCCGGAGGGCATTGATTTGAGGGAGGCCCTGATGGTGAAGGAGAACTTCGGGAGGCTCTCGGCCTGGACCAACGATTACGAGGTGTACAATTTCACGCCGGAGGAGGCCGTGAGGGAGATCGATGCTGAGGTAGTCATCGACGTCACCAACGACAGGGACGCCTGGAGGTGGCACCTGGCCGCTCTCAGGGACGGAAAGGGACTCGTCACGAGCAACAAGCCGCCGCTGGCGTTCCACTACGAGGAACTGGTGGGTGAAGCGGAGAGGAGGAACCTGCCCTACCTCTTTGAAGCAACGGTAATGGCGGGGACGCCGGTGATAGGCATTCTGCGCGAGAATTTACTCGGCGATTCCGTGAAAAGGATTAAGGCAGTTCTCAACGCGACGACCACCTTCGTACTTAGCAGAATGGAGCAGGGAATTGACTTTGAGAATGCCGTTAAACAGGCCCAGGAACTGGGCATAGCCGAGAGGGACCCGCGTGGGGACTTACTCGGCACCGATGCTGGATATAAAGCCACCATACTCCACTGCGTCGCGTTCAAGCCGATAACCTTCGACGAGATCAGCGTGAAGGGGATAGTAGAGGTAACGGCCGACGAGGTCAAGAGAGCACTGGCCAGGGGAAGGAAGATTAGGCTGGTTGCGACGGTTGAGGAAGGGAATGTCCGGGTCGCTCCAGAAGAGGTGGAAGGTCCGCTCGCGGTTTCGAGCAACGAGAACGTGGCGGTGATAGAAACAGACCTCCTCGGCGAGCTGGTCATTAGGGGCGCCGGAGCGGGGCCAAAGGAGACCGCGAGCGGTGTCGTGAGCGACATCGTGAAAGCCTCGCTGGCCCTCAGGGGAGGCTGA
- a CDS encoding ASCH domain-containing protein, protein MEHVIALHQVYAELIFRGLKTVELRKSRAFQEGDTVFLYVARGNPYELRDTLRRLGLHPEQTITQRGTIAGGFEVGEVIRANLDTLWELTKDTSGLTLVHGENGKRWLGEYIRGEGYAFTIERPFLFKEPVSREEMKEKYGVHVEGIIHLSRRTRKGWVKNLIEDLLTREAVYI, encoded by the coding sequence ATGGAGCACGTGATAGCGCTCCACCAGGTTTACGCGGAACTGATCTTCCGCGGGCTGAAGACGGTCGAGCTGAGGAAGAGCAGGGCCTTCCAGGAGGGGGACACGGTTTTCCTCTACGTGGCGAGGGGCAACCCCTACGAGCTGAGGGACACCCTGAGGAGGCTCGGCCTTCACCCCGAGCAAACGATAACGCAGAGGGGAACAATAGCGGGAGGTTTCGAGGTCGGGGAAGTTATCAGGGCGAACCTCGATACCCTGTGGGAGCTGACGAAAGACACCAGCGGTCTAACGCTGGTTCACGGAGAAAACGGGAAGCGCTGGCTGGGGGAGTACATTAGGGGAGAGGGCTACGCCTTCACGATAGAGAGGCCTTTCCTCTTTAAAGAGCCCGTGAGTAGGGAGGAGATGAAGGAGAAGTACGGGGTGCACGTGGAGGGCATAATCCACCTCTCCCGGAGGACGAGGAAGGGGTGGGTGAAGAACCTCATAGAGGACCTGCTCACACGGGAAGCTGTGTACATTTAG
- the rrp41 gene encoding exosome complex exonuclease Rrp41, which yields MMGKPEGLKLIDENGKRIDGRKKYELRPIKMEVGVLKNADGSAYVEWGKNKILAAVYGPREIHPKHLQRPDRAILRVRYNMAPFSVEERKKPGPDRRSVEISKVIRGALEPALILEMFPRTAIDVFIEVLQADAGTRVAGITAASLALADAGVPMRDLVAACAAGKIEGEIVLDLNKEEDNYGEADVPVAIMPLKNDITLLQMDGYLTRDEFIEAVRLAIKGAKAVYQKQREALKVKYLKIAEEVGGGE from the coding sequence ATGATGGGCAAGCCAGAGGGTTTAAAGCTCATAGATGAGAACGGAAAGAGAATAGACGGGAGAAAGAAGTACGAGCTAAGGCCCATAAAGATGGAGGTCGGCGTGCTGAAGAACGCCGACGGTTCTGCCTACGTTGAGTGGGGCAAGAACAAGATCCTCGCGGCCGTCTACGGCCCGAGGGAGATACACCCCAAGCACCTCCAGAGGCCCGACAGGGCAATCCTGCGCGTCCGCTACAACATGGCCCCCTTCAGCGTCGAGGAGCGCAAGAAGCCCGGGCCGGACAGGAGGAGCGTCGAGATAAGCAAGGTTATCCGGGGTGCCCTTGAGCCGGCTTTAATCCTCGAGATGTTTCCGAGAACGGCCATAGACGTCTTCATAGAGGTCCTGCAAGCTGATGCAGGAACGCGCGTTGCCGGAATAACCGCCGCCTCGCTTGCCCTGGCAGATGCAGGCGTGCCTATGAGGGACCTGGTGGCGGCGTGCGCCGCGGGGAAGATAGAGGGCGAGATAGTCCTCGACCTCAACAAGGAGGAGGACAACTACGGTGAAGCCGATGTTCCCGTTGCCATAATGCCCCTCAAGAACGACATAACGCTCCTCCAGATGGACGGCTACCTCACTAGGGACGAGTTCATAGAGGCAGTCAGGCTCGCCATCAAGGGGGCAAAGGCAGTCTACCAGAAGCAGCGCGAGGCGCTGAAGGTCAAGTACCTCAAGATAGCAGAGGAGGTCGGTGGAGGTGAGTGA